In Vibrio lentus, a single genomic region encodes these proteins:
- the gmtX gene encoding gamma-mobile-trio protein GmtX: protein MSTIIEAVLERLCSESSSSVETKLRAIHKIIQGFKRNNVELTAPNLTDALMALGIKMSKSSIYNKKSRGKDNPYRVLVDAWQDDINDAKVSRASKSSKIDITVMSNSDYESITSDLVKFKIQNMYNELKSARHQVNLLKEIQGLPIIQEGGDDKLLFHNSEQSISSTKPPEVIDVPKDSDIHIEVIEDFLENSTKVMFDEDGCLVASKAIRKSDLLSDIGLQQALSIAIQIMKNQS, encoded by the coding sequence ATGTCTACCATAATAGAAGCTGTATTAGAGAGATTATGCTCAGAGTCGAGTAGTAGTGTTGAAACAAAGCTAAGAGCAATCCACAAGATAATTCAAGGCTTCAAACGAAACAACGTAGAGCTTACGGCCCCAAACCTTACGGATGCATTAATGGCTTTGGGAATCAAAATGAGCAAAAGCTCAATTTACAACAAGAAATCGAGAGGAAAAGATAACCCTTATCGAGTTCTTGTTGATGCGTGGCAGGATGATATTAATGATGCCAAGGTCTCTAGGGCTTCAAAATCTTCCAAGATAGATATTACCGTCATGAGCAACTCAGACTATGAATCTATAACTAGTGATTTGGTCAAATTCAAGATACAGAACATGTATAACGAACTTAAGTCTGCAAGACACCAAGTTAACCTTCTGAAAGAGATTCAAGGTCTGCCTATCATTCAAGAGGGCGGCGATGACAAATTACTGTTTCACAATAGTGAACAGTCGATATCTTCCACAAAGCCTCCTGAAGTTATTGATGTTCCAAAGGATTCTGACATACACATTGAGGTGATTGAAGACTTCTTGGAAAACAGCACCAAGGTGATGTTTGATGAAGACGGATGCTTGGTAGCATCTAAAGCTATTAGAAAGAGTGATCTCCTCAGTGATATAGGTCTACAACAAGCGTTATCCATCGCAATCCAAATTATGAAAAATCAATCTTAG
- a CDS encoding DUF4062 domain-containing protein — MDKRYQVFVSSTYIDLKDERQSVLQTLMEMDCIPAGMELFPAADEEQWEFIKKVIDDCDYYLLIIGGRYGSTADDGLSYTEKEFDYAVSKGIKVIALLHESPDSLPRSKSEMSEESAEKLELFREKVSEGRLVRYWKESAQLPGEVALSLNKTIKMFPAVGWVRADSSASPELLAEINVLRKRNEDLALQLEEQKPQQSLLPDDELADWESEIELAGSYQIYARSMHDRTQNHTWSKSVTWRQLFSTLSPLLADNAFDSSVNSFVAEQFSGADRNNVHISSLEIDSQILYTIRIQFLALGLISINNDNPQAQWSLTDYGLQTMIKERVVGKSA; from the coding sequence ATGGATAAGAGATATCAAGTATTTGTAAGCTCTACATATATAGACTTAAAAGATGAGCGACAAAGTGTACTTCAAACATTAATGGAAATGGATTGTATTCCTGCCGGAATGGAGTTATTTCCCGCTGCTGACGAAGAGCAATGGGAGTTTATCAAAAAAGTCATCGATGACTGCGACTATTATCTGTTAATAATTGGTGGGCGGTACGGTTCAACGGCCGATGATGGTTTAAGTTACACGGAGAAAGAGTTTGATTATGCTGTAAGCAAAGGAATCAAAGTAATTGCTCTGTTACATGAGTCACCAGACTCATTACCTCGTTCAAAAAGCGAAATGTCCGAAGAATCAGCGGAAAAACTAGAACTCTTTCGAGAGAAAGTAAGTGAAGGAAGGTTAGTTCGCTATTGGAAGGAGTCAGCTCAGCTTCCCGGTGAAGTTGCTCTAAGTCTAAATAAGACAATTAAAATGTTTCCCGCTGTAGGTTGGGTAAGAGCTGATTCTTCTGCGTCACCAGAATTGCTTGCTGAGATTAACGTATTGCGTAAACGCAATGAAGACTTAGCACTTCAACTTGAAGAACAAAAGCCACAACAATCCTTGCTGCCTGATGACGAACTTGCTGATTGGGAAAGTGAAATAGAATTAGCTGGCTCTTATCAAATTTACGCTCGTTCTATGCATGATCGAACACAGAACCATACGTGGTCTAAATCAGTGACATGGAGGCAACTATTCTCAACTCTATCTCCACTTTTAGCTGACAATGCATTTGATAGCAGTGTAAATAGTTTTGTTGCTGAGCAATTTAGTGGTGCTGATAGGAACAATGTTCACATATCATCTTTGGAGATTGACAGCCAAATCCTTTATACAATTCGAATTCAGTTCCTAGCTCTAGGTCTGATTTCCATTAATAACGATAACCCTCAAGCACAGTGGAGTCTCACTGATTATGGTTTACAAACCATGATTAAGGAAAGGGTTGTCGGCAAAAGCGCATAA
- the gspS2 gene encoding type II secretion system pilot lipoprotein GspS-beta: MLRTTVILFVSVMLNGCQISPIKSNGLADYRATVISSQLPQELGSITLVNAQSEGDSVTLVFVKNKTLNMDRLVEKVAVSFCDNIEIRPLLESGISYRIITLGKNEKVESLNVISLAKCSN; encoded by the coding sequence ATGCTACGAACAACTGTAATTCTCTTCGTCAGTGTCATGCTTAACGGTTGTCAGATAAGCCCAATAAAATCTAATGGACTTGCCGATTATAGAGCGACAGTTATTTCAAGCCAACTTCCACAAGAGTTAGGCTCAATCACACTCGTAAATGCACAGTCAGAGGGCGATAGTGTCACTCTTGTTTTCGTAAAAAATAAAACTTTGAATATGGACCGCTTAGTAGAAAAAGTCGCCGTTAGTTTTTGTGACAACATCGAAATAAGACCACTATTAGAGAGTGGGATCTCTTATCGAATCATTACCTTAGGAAAAAATGAGAAAGTAGAAAGCCTTAACGTCATTTCTCTAGCTAAGTGCTCTAATTGA
- a CDS encoding alanine/ornithine racemase family PLP-dependent enzyme — protein sequence MNYPRLDIDCGKVHHNAQFLISQLSLKNISVTPVTKAFLGHPIIAQVLIDAGATMLADSRIENLQKMTESGIAIPKMLIRTPMLSQVASVIKYSDMSLNSEVEVIQRLSHAAEQQNCCHGIIIMVELGDLREGVMPNRVIDFIREIISLPNITIKGIGTNLACRYGVAPDDQNMSILSELADGIEATFGVSLEIISGGNSASVNWALQRTGLTRVNNLRIGEAIFLGCEPLEHENIKGLHTDAVSLTAEVIESKTKPTLPWGSRGLNAFGEKENLQDRGEVSQAILALGRQDVCVSGLKAPNGIKIMSSTSDHLVLESSQKPLFVGEKVTFSLDYSALLSSISSRYIHKYFKAPKGRRKEEGAHNATNNCNSLRQCHA from the coding sequence GTGAACTACCCTAGGTTAGACATCGATTGTGGGAAAGTTCATCATAACGCTCAGTTCCTGATTTCTCAGCTCTCACTGAAAAATATATCCGTTACGCCTGTAACAAAAGCCTTCCTCGGCCACCCTATCATCGCACAAGTTCTTATTGATGCTGGCGCAACAATGTTAGCCGATTCAAGAATCGAAAATCTTCAAAAGATGACTGAATCTGGCATTGCTATCCCTAAAATGCTGATACGTACACCCATGCTCAGTCAAGTGGCGAGCGTAATAAAATACAGTGATATGAGTTTAAACTCTGAAGTTGAAGTGATTCAGAGGCTTTCACATGCAGCGGAACAACAAAATTGCTGTCACGGTATCATTATTATGGTTGAGCTTGGCGATCTCAGAGAAGGTGTGATGCCAAATCGCGTGATTGATTTTATCCGAGAGATTATTTCTTTACCAAACATCACGATAAAAGGAATTGGTACGAATTTAGCCTGTCGGTATGGTGTCGCTCCAGATGATCAAAATATGAGTATTCTTTCTGAGCTTGCCGATGGAATTGAAGCTACATTTGGGGTCAGTCTAGAAATTATTTCAGGGGGTAATTCTGCTTCAGTTAACTGGGCTCTTCAGAGAACAGGCTTAACTCGAGTCAATAACCTTCGTATAGGAGAAGCAATTTTTTTAGGCTGTGAGCCTTTAGAGCACGAAAATATCAAAGGCTTACATACGGATGCGGTTTCTTTGACCGCTGAAGTGATTGAATCCAAGACTAAACCGACTTTGCCTTGGGGGAGTCGGGGGTTAAATGCTTTTGGTGAAAAAGAAAACCTTCAAGATAGAGGGGAGGTCTCACAAGCTATTCTAGCATTAGGCCGCCAAGATGTTTGTGTCAGCGGGCTTAAGGCTCCGAATGGGATTAAGATCATGTCTTCAACCAGTGATCATCTTGTCCTTGAATCCTCACAGAAACCACTATTTGTAGGGGAAAAAGTCACATTCAGTTTAGATTACAGTGCGCTCTTATCTTCTATATCTTCACGTTATATCCATAAATATTTTAAGGCACCTAAAGGGAGAAGAAAGGAAGAAGGAGCGCATAATGCTACGAACAACTGTAATTCTCTTCGTCAGTGTCATGCTTAA
- a CDS encoding DUF1611 domain-containing protein has protein sequence MSISTQKLRNIFKLTRIENVEINNDVPHFAPWLPLAQKVKSVIPSAIIYCEGNFGKIDGKTANGLVRHSLSYRILSVIDSESAGLDAGEVLDNKANGIPILANAEEAIIHAESIPDYFIFGIAPSSGFLSDLDKSIILNAMSLGMNIVNGLHEFLTDDPLFLEASLKNNVRIFDTRKPKNKGELKTFSGKIHNVKCPRIAVMGTDCALGKRTTATILANELTKKGLNVVLIATGQTGIMQGAQYCVALDAVPSQFCAGELESVIVQAYEKENPDLIIIEGQGALSHPAFSTSAFILRGSCPTGVILQHAPKRLYRSDFPDCPMPSIASEINLIETFSNTNVIGLTLNHEDMSLDETRCAIDTYTTEFGLPVTDVLSQPVEHLLHIVTSAFPIIASKLAEKG, from the coding sequence ATGTCCATTTCAACTCAAAAGTTAAGAAACATCTTCAAACTCACTAGAATTGAAAATGTAGAAATCAACAACGACGTACCCCATTTCGCACCTTGGTTACCACTTGCTCAAAAAGTAAAATCTGTCATCCCTTCTGCGATTATATATTGCGAAGGTAATTTCGGTAAAATTGATGGTAAAACCGCTAATGGGTTAGTGAGACATTCGTTAAGCTATCGTATTCTATCGGTTATTGATAGTGAGTCTGCTGGCTTAGATGCTGGTGAAGTTCTTGATAACAAAGCCAATGGAATACCGATCCTTGCTAATGCTGAAGAAGCTATCATTCACGCAGAAAGCATTCCTGATTACTTCATTTTTGGCATTGCGCCATCAAGTGGCTTTTTATCTGACTTAGATAAAAGCATCATTTTAAATGCCATGTCACTAGGAATGAACATCGTAAATGGCTTACATGAATTCCTAACCGATGATCCTCTATTTTTAGAAGCCAGCTTAAAGAATAACGTTCGAATATTCGATACTCGCAAACCCAAAAATAAAGGCGAACTGAAAACGTTTAGCGGGAAAATACACAACGTTAAATGCCCGAGAATTGCTGTAATGGGGACGGATTGCGCGCTAGGAAAACGAACAACAGCAACAATATTGGCGAATGAACTGACTAAAAAAGGCCTTAACGTCGTTCTGATTGCCACTGGTCAAACAGGCATTATGCAGGGCGCACAATACTGCGTTGCACTCGATGCTGTTCCTTCACAATTTTGTGCCGGTGAGTTGGAATCTGTCATTGTACAGGCCTATGAAAAAGAAAATCCGGATCTGATTATTATTGAAGGGCAAGGAGCCTTGAGTCACCCTGCGTTTTCAACCAGCGCTTTTATCTTACGTGGCAGTTGTCCAACGGGTGTGATACTGCAACATGCCCCTAAACGTTTATATCGTAGTGATTTTCCTGATTGCCCAATGCCTTCGATTGCCTCAGAAATCAATCTTATCGAAACGTTTTCTAATACCAATGTTATTGGACTAACACTGAATCATGAAGATATGTCGTTGGATGAAACACGTTGTGCGATAGACACTTACACTACCGAATTTGGTTTACCGGTTACTGATGTCTTGTCACAGCCTGTTGAACATCTACTGCACATCGTAACGTCAGCCTTTCCTATAATAGCAAGTAAACTGGCCGAAAAAGGGTGA
- the rpoD gene encoding RNA polymerase sigma factor RpoD, with product MDQNPQSQLKLLVIKGKEQGYLTYAEVNDHLPAEIVDSEQVEDIIQMINDMGIKVVETAPDADDLALNDDDANIDEDAAEAAAAALSSVESEIGRTTDPVRMYMREMGTVELLTREGEIDIAKRIEDGINTVQLSVAEYPGTIPYILEQFDRVLAEEIRLTDLINGFVDPDDDGTAAPTATHIGSELAKTDLEDEDKEEAEDDEEEEEEDTGIDPELALEKFTALRTSYQNRQLAINEYGHESPKATLATTMMQDVFKEFRLTPKQFDYLVNELRTSMDRVRTQERLIMRQTVEYGKMPKKSFIALFTGNESSEAWLDEVLASDKPYAEKIKRNENDIRRSIQKLDMIEKETSLTVQSIKDISRRMSIGEAKARRAKKEMVEANLRLVISIAKKYTNRGLQFLDLIQEGNIGLMKAVDKFEYRRGYKFSTYATWWIRQAITRSIADQARTIRIPVHMIETINKLNRISRQMLQEMGREPLPEELAERMQMPEDKIRKVLKIAKEPISMETPIGDDEDSHLGDFIEDTTLELPLDSATATSLRGATKDVLAGLTPREAKVLRMRFGIDMNTDHTLEEVGKQFDVTRERIRQIEAKALRKLRHPSRSETLRSFLDE from the coding sequence ATGGATCAAAATCCGCAGTCACAGCTTAAATTACTTGTTATTAAAGGCAAGGAACAAGGCTATCTGACCTACGCCGAAGTAAACGACCACCTACCTGCAGAAATCGTGGATTCTGAACAGGTAGAAGACATCATTCAAATGATCAACGACATGGGTATCAAGGTAGTAGAAACTGCACCTGACGCTGATGATCTAGCTCTTAATGATGACGATGCCAATATAGATGAAGATGCAGCTGAAGCTGCTGCTGCTGCGCTTTCAAGCGTAGAAAGCGAGATTGGCCGTACGACTGACCCAGTTCGCATGTACATGCGTGAAATGGGTACGGTTGAGCTACTGACTCGTGAAGGCGAGATCGACATTGCGAAGCGCATTGAAGATGGTATCAATACCGTTCAACTATCTGTTGCTGAATACCCAGGAACAATTCCATACATCTTGGAACAGTTTGACCGCGTACTAGCTGAAGAGATTCGCTTAACAGACCTAATCAATGGCTTTGTTGACCCAGACGACGATGGCACAGCTGCGCCAACGGCGACTCACATCGGTTCAGAACTTGCTAAAACAGATCTAGAAGACGAAGACAAAGAAGAAGCAGAAGACGACGAGGAAGAAGAAGAGGAAGATACAGGTATTGATCCTGAGCTTGCTCTTGAGAAGTTCACAGCACTTCGTACTAGCTACCAAAACCGTCAACTAGCGATCAATGAATACGGCCACGAAAGCCCGAAAGCAACACTTGCAACGACAATGATGCAAGACGTATTCAAAGAGTTCCGTCTAACGCCTAAACAGTTTGATTATCTAGTAAACGAACTGCGTACGTCAATGGATCGCGTACGCACTCAAGAACGCCTAATCATGCGTCAAACGGTTGAGTACGGCAAAATGCCGAAGAAATCTTTCATTGCTCTATTTACGGGTAATGAATCTAGCGAAGCATGGTTGGACGAAGTATTAGCTTCAGACAAGCCATACGCAGAAAAGATCAAACGTAACGAGAACGATATTCGTCGCTCAATCCAAAAACTGGATATGATCGAGAAAGAGACGTCTCTTACTGTTCAAAGCATTAAAGATATCAGCCGTCGTATGTCTATCGGTGAAGCGAAAGCTCGTCGTGCGAAGAAAGAGATGGTTGAAGCGAACTTACGTCTAGTAATCTCGATTGCTAAGAAGTACACAAACCGTGGTCTACAATTCCTGGATCTAATCCAAGAAGGTAACATTGGTCTGATGAAAGCTGTAGATAAATTTGAATACCGTCGTGGTTACAAATTCTCTACTTACGCTACTTGGTGGATCCGTCAAGCAATCACTCGTTCGATTGCCGACCAAGCTCGTACTATCCGTATTCCGGTTCACATGATCGAAACGATCAACAAACTAAACCGCATCTCTCGTCAAATGCTACAAGAGATGGGTCGTGAACCACTTCCGGAAGAACTGGCTGAGCGCATGCAAATGCCTGAAGACAAGATCCGTAAAGTACTGAAAATTGCTAAAGAGCCAATCTCAATGGAGACACCAATCGGTGACGACGAAGATTCGCACCTAGGTGATTTCATCGAGGATACAACTCTAGAACTGCCTTTAGACTCTGCAACGGCAACAAGCCTACGCGGCGCAACTAAAGACGTTCTTGCAGGCCTAACACCGCGTGAAGCGAAAGTACTGCGTATGCGTTTCGGTATCGACATGAACACTGACCACACTCTTGAAGAGGTTGGTAAACAGTTCGACGTTACTCGTGAGCGTATCCGTCAGATCGAAGCAAAAGCACTGCGTAAACTTCGTCACCCAAGCCGCTCAGAAACTCTGCGCAGCTTTCTAGACGAGTAA
- the dnaG gene encoding DNA primase: MAGHIPRSFIDDLLARLDIVDIVDARVKLKKKGKNYGACCPFHNEKTPSFSVSQEKQFYHCFGCGVHGNAIDFIMEFERLDFVEAIEELASFLGLDVPREQRSGEISTAPRANSEQKRNLYDLMGGISNFYRSQLKISANKPAIDYLKNRGLSGEIVQKFGIGYVADEWDLVRKNFGQQKEAQDMLVTGGMLIENDKGNRYDRFRGRVMFPIRDRRGRVIGFGGRVLEDGTPKYLNSPETPIFHKGKELYGLYEVLQAYREPPQILVVEGYMDVVALAQYGVDYSVASLGTSTTGDHVQMLFRQTSTVVCCYDGDRAGKEAAWRALENALEYLKTGNTLKFLFLPDGEDPDSYIRENGQEAFEQLVQNATPLSTYLFDNLIEIHKLNLGTTEGKSALRAHASALINKIPDSYFQELLEKLLDERTGFDNQLRRARVHTKNPTPQPHKELKRTPMREVIALLIQNPSYADMVPDLSSVKGLQLPGLSLFVEVLDKCHAHPHINTGQLLEHWRHNKHEALLSRLASWEIPLDEDNQEDIFLDSLDNILAQCVEKQIENLQAKARSVGLSAEEKRELLALMLDLKA, encoded by the coding sequence ATGGCAGGACACATCCCGCGTAGTTTCATCGATGATCTCCTAGCGCGTCTCGACATTGTCGATATTGTGGACGCACGCGTGAAACTTAAGAAAAAAGGCAAAAACTATGGTGCTTGTTGTCCATTTCACAACGAGAAGACCCCTTCTTTTAGCGTAAGCCAAGAAAAACAGTTTTATCACTGCTTTGGTTGTGGCGTACATGGCAATGCCATCGACTTCATTATGGAGTTCGAACGTCTCGACTTTGTTGAAGCGATTGAAGAACTTGCCTCATTTTTAGGCCTTGATGTTCCTAGAGAACAGCGCAGTGGTGAAATATCCACGGCGCCAAGAGCCAACAGCGAACAAAAACGTAACCTCTACGATTTGATGGGCGGCATCAGTAATTTTTACCGCTCTCAACTGAAAATATCAGCTAACAAGCCTGCGATTGATTACCTAAAGAATCGTGGACTGTCTGGTGAAATCGTACAGAAGTTTGGCATTGGCTACGTCGCTGATGAATGGGACTTGGTTCGTAAGAATTTTGGGCAACAAAAAGAAGCCCAAGACATGCTCGTTACTGGCGGCATGTTGATAGAAAACGATAAAGGCAACCGATACGACCGATTCCGTGGACGTGTCATGTTCCCGATTCGCGACCGTCGTGGTCGAGTGATTGGTTTTGGTGGTCGTGTCTTAGAAGACGGCACACCGAAATACCTGAACTCACCAGAAACGCCTATCTTCCATAAAGGCAAAGAGCTTTACGGCCTTTATGAAGTGCTGCAAGCCTACCGTGAACCGCCTCAAATACTTGTGGTTGAAGGTTACATGGATGTCGTGGCATTAGCGCAATATGGTGTTGATTACTCAGTGGCATCATTGGGCACCTCGACAACCGGTGACCACGTTCAAATGTTGTTCCGCCAAACCAGTACAGTGGTTTGTTGTTACGACGGTGACCGAGCAGGTAAAGAAGCAGCGTGGCGCGCACTAGAAAATGCGCTTGAATACCTGAAAACAGGTAACACGCTCAAGTTTCTATTTTTACCCGACGGCGAAGACCCAGATAGCTATATAAGAGAGAATGGCCAAGAGGCCTTCGAACAACTGGTACAGAATGCGACACCGCTTTCTACTTACTTGTTCGATAATCTTATTGAGATACACAAGTTGAACTTGGGAACAACGGAAGGGAAGTCGGCACTGCGAGCACACGCAAGCGCCTTGATTAACAAAATCCCTGACAGTTATTTCCAAGAACTGCTCGAAAAATTATTGGATGAGCGTACTGGTTTTGATAACCAACTGAGACGAGCTCGTGTTCATACTAAGAACCCGACGCCTCAACCGCATAAAGAACTGAAACGCACGCCAATGCGAGAAGTTATCGCTTTGCTTATCCAAAATCCGAGCTATGCTGATATGGTACCGGATTTATCAAGTGTCAAAGGCTTACAGTTGCCTGGACTAAGTTTATTCGTCGAAGTACTTGATAAATGCCACGCGCATCCCCATATCAACACAGGCCAATTATTAGAGCATTGGCGACACAATAAACATGAGGCTCTTCTGTCTCGTCTCGCGAGCTGGGAAATCCCCCTCGACGAAGACAATCAAGAAGACATATTTTTAGACTCACTGGACAACATACTTGCCCAGTGCGTTGAAAAACAAATTGAAAACCTGCAGGCCAAAGCAAGAAGCGTCGGTTTATCAGCCGAAGAAAAAAGGGAGCTACTAGCTTTAATGCTAGATCTAAAAGCGTAA
- a CDS encoding GatB/YqeY domain-containing protein: MALIEQLKEEQKLAMKAKDKPRLGTIRLALSAIKQREVDERITLNDDDIIAILVKMVKQRRDSVAQYESANRQDLADVEKAEITVLEGFMPQPLTEEEVVALLDSAIAEAQPAGMQDMGKVMAILKPQIQGRADMGKVSGLVRSKLA, translated from the coding sequence ATGGCTCTTATTGAACAACTCAAAGAAGAGCAAAAATTAGCGATGAAAGCCAAGGACAAACCGCGCCTTGGCACTATCCGCTTAGCTCTTTCAGCAATTAAGCAACGTGAAGTTGACGAACGGATCACTCTGAACGACGACGACATAATTGCTATATTAGTTAAAATGGTTAAGCAACGTCGCGATTCTGTTGCTCAATATGAATCAGCAAATCGTCAAGATCTTGCTGACGTGGAAAAAGCAGAAATTACTGTACTTGAAGGCTTTATGCCTCAACCGTTAACTGAAGAAGAAGTTGTTGCACTACTTGATAGCGCAATCGCGGAAGCTCAACCAGCGGGCATGCAAGACATGGGTAAAGTAATGGCTATCTTGAAACCACAAATTCAAGGGCGTGCAGATATGGGAAAAGTTAGTGGTTTAGTTCGTTCTAAACTCGCTTAA
- the rpsU gene encoding 30S ribosomal protein S21 produces the protein MPIVKVRENEPFDVALRRFKRSCEKAGILSEVRRREHYEKPTTVRKRAKAAAQKRHAKKLARENARRVRLY, from the coding sequence ATGCCAATAGTTAAAGTACGTGAAAACGAACCGTTCGACGTTGCACTACGTCGTTTCAAGCGCTCTTGTGAAAAAGCAGGTATCCTTTCTGAAGTGCGTCGTCGTGAGCATTACGAAAAGCCAACTACAGTTCGCAAACGCGCTAAAGCAGCAGCTCAAAAGCGTCACGCTAAGAAGCTAGCTCGCGAAAACGCACGTCGCGTTCGCCTGTACTAA
- the tsaD gene encoding tRNA (adenosine(37)-N6)-threonylcarbamoyltransferase complex transferase subunit TsaD, whose amino-acid sequence MRIIGIETSCDETGIAIYDDEQGLLSHQLYSQVKLHADYGGVVPELASRDHVKKTIPLIKAALAEANLTSKDIDGVAYTAGPGLVGALLVGATIGRSIAYAWGVPAVPVHHMEGHLLAPMLEDNPPPFPFVALLVSGGHTMMVEVKGIGEYRILGESIDDAAGEAFDKTAKLMGLDYPGGPLLSRLAEKGTPGRFKFPRPMTDRPGLDMSFSGLKTFAANTIRANDNDDQTRADIAYAFQEAVCATLVIKCKRALAETGMKRIVIAGGVSANKQLRIELEALAKKIGGEVYYPRTEFCTDNGAMIAYAGMQRLKNGETADLSVHATPRWPIDQLEPIA is encoded by the coding sequence ATGCGCATTATTGGTATTGAAACCTCTTGTGATGAGACAGGAATTGCGATTTATGATGATGAGCAAGGCCTGCTTTCTCATCAATTATACAGCCAAGTTAAGTTGCACGCCGATTATGGTGGTGTGGTTCCTGAGTTGGCATCGCGTGATCACGTAAAAAAGACCATCCCACTGATTAAAGCGGCATTGGCTGAAGCTAATCTGACGTCAAAAGACATTGATGGTGTGGCTTACACTGCAGGACCCGGCTTAGTCGGTGCTCTGCTGGTTGGTGCAACCATTGGTCGCAGTATCGCTTATGCTTGGGGTGTACCAGCTGTACCTGTTCACCACATGGAAGGTCACCTTCTTGCTCCTATGCTAGAAGATAACCCGCCACCATTCCCATTTGTTGCTCTGCTGGTTTCTGGCGGACATACCATGATGGTCGAAGTGAAAGGCATCGGTGAGTATCGAATCCTTGGTGAGTCGATTGATGATGCTGCCGGCGAAGCGTTTGATAAAACCGCGAAGTTGATGGGTTTAGATTATCCAGGAGGTCCATTGCTGTCTCGTTTGGCAGAAAAAGGCACACCAGGCCGTTTTAAGTTTCCGCGTCCAATGACCGATCGTCCAGGACTCGATATGAGCTTTTCTGGTCTAAAAACATTTGCTGCGAACACCATTCGTGCGAATGACAACGACGATCAGACACGTGCTGATATCGCTTACGCTTTCCAAGAAGCCGTTTGTGCGACCTTGGTAATTAAATGTAAGCGTGCCTTGGCGGAAACAGGCATGAAACGTATAGTGATTGCTGGTGGCGTAAGTGCCAACAAACAGCTACGTATTGAGCTTGAAGCGCTAGCGAAGAAAATCGGTGGCGAGGTTTACTACCCACGAACTGAGTTCTGTACTGATAACGGTGCGATGATTGCTTACGCTGGTATGCAACGCCTTAAAAATGGTGAAACGGCTGATTTGTCTGTTCATGCCACGCCGCGTTGGCCAATTGACCAACTAGAGCCAATTGCTTAA
- a CDS encoding alpha/beta fold hydrolase produces the protein MNKFTVDNQSMTYLDEGQGPVVVLGHSYLWDSAMWQPQVEALKAHYRCIVPELWSHGESQAAPNSMRNLKDYAQHILDLLDHLEIEEFSVVGLSVGGMWGTELAELAPARIKSLVLMDTFVGLEPEVAHAKYFSMLDTITQTKMVPQPIVEAVVPLFFANDAQTNSPALVDSFTQHLSELQGDKAEEVARIGRMVFGRRDMIEAVESFALPVLIAVGQEDKPRPALESYLMHDCITGSELVVIPGAGHISSLEQPEFVNSMLKTFLDKHLL, from the coding sequence ATGAATAAGTTCACCGTAGACAATCAATCGATGACGTACCTAGATGAAGGTCAAGGCCCGGTTGTTGTACTAGGCCACAGTTACCTTTGGGATAGTGCAATGTGGCAACCACAGGTCGAGGCTCTAAAAGCTCACTATCGCTGCATTGTTCCAGAGCTTTGGTCTCATGGTGAGTCACAAGCTGCGCCGAACTCGATGCGTAACCTGAAAGATTACGCTCAACACATTTTGGATCTCCTTGATCATTTAGAAATCGAAGAGTTTTCCGTTGTCGGCCTATCGGTTGGCGGTATGTGGGGAACAGAACTGGCGGAGTTAGCACCAGCACGAATCAAGTCTTTGGTACTTATGGACACCTTTGTTGGTTTAGAGCCAGAAGTTGCTCATGCTAAATACTTCAGCATGTTAGACACCATTACTCAAACCAAAATGGTTCCTCAACCGATTGTTGAAGCCGTGGTTCCACTGTTCTTTGCCAATGATGCTCAAACAAACTCACCAGCTTTGGTTGATAGCTTTACTCAGCATTTGTCTGAACTTCAAGGTGATAAAGCGGAAGAAGTCGCGCGAATCGGTCGAATGGTCTTTGGGCGTCGTGACATGATTGAAGCGGTAGAGAGCTTTGCACTGCCAGTTTTGATTGCGGTTGGACAAGAAGATAAGCCACGTCCGGCACTGGAGTCATACCTAATGCACGATTGCATTACGGGCAGTGAGTTAGTGGTCATTCCTGGTGCTGGTCATATTAGTTCGCTTGAGCAACCAGAGTTTGTTAACTCTATGCTGAAGACGTTTTTAGATAAACATCTGCTGTAA